In the genome of Salmo trutta chromosome 18, fSalTru1.1, whole genome shotgun sequence, one region contains:
- the LOC115153210 gene encoding zinc finger protein OZF has protein sequence MSSLMYSPPAKEEVCWTEKETIVKVENEEEAVTVKKEIEVESITVKEEEKEEDEAFRVKEEDATVKEDTEENKNEDTVFGVKEEENDMTAAVKEEEYVFGVKEGEITVTLEEETGNLISTRERPDSYSESGTSPSEEADPETSKPARPHHCSQCGKRFIQLGHLKEHKRMHTGEKPYHCSQCEKRFSSSGSLKSHERTHSGEKPFQCSQCGKSFTRLGSLKKHERIHTGEKPYQCAECVKSFSWLEHLEEHKRIHSGEKPYQCSQCGNSFTRLGHLEEHKRIHTGEKPYQCPQCGKSFTRLGSLKNHDRIHSGEKPYQCSQCGKNFTQLGNLKDHKRIHTGEKPFHCSQCGKGFTQAGYLKSHKRTHTGEKPYHCSQCGNHFSTSSNLKKHERIHSVEKPFHCFHCEKSFKKLGKLKQHEQRHTSEKPFSTAPPVD, from the exons atgagctcactaatGTACTCCccccctgctaaagaagaggtctgttgGACCGAGAAAGAAACTATCGTGAAAGTGGAGAATGAAGAAGAGGCCGTCACCGTAAAAAAAGAGATAGAGGTTGagtctattacagtgaaagaagaagagaaagaagaggacGAAGCTTTccgagtgaaagaggaggatgctaCTGTGAAAGAAGACACAGAGGAAAATAAAAATGAGGATACCGTTTTTGGAGTTAAAGAGGAGGAGAATGATATGACTGCCGCAGTGAAGGAAGAGGAATAcgtttttggagtgaaggagggggagattactgtcacattggaggaggAGACTGGCAATCTGATTAGCACCA GGGAGAGACCAGACTCTTACTCTGAAAGTGGGACGAGTCCCTCAGAGGAAGCAGACCCAGAGACGTCCAAACCAGCAAGACCACatcactgctctcagtgtggaaagagatttatccAGTTAGGGCACCTGAAAGAACATAAGAGAatgcacacaggggagaagccttaccactgctcccagtgtgaaaaGAGATTTTCCTCATCAGGGTCCCTGAAATCACACGAGAGAACGCactcaggagagaagcctttccaatgctcccagtgtggaaagagttttactcggttagggagcctgaaaaaacatgagagaatacacacaggagagaagccctaTCAATGCGCTGAGTGTGTAAAGAGTTTTAGCTGGTTAGAGCATCTAGAAGAACATAAAAGAATACACTCAGGAGAAAAGCCCTACCaatgctcccaatgtggaaatAGTTTTACCCGGTTAGGGCATCTGGAAGAACAtaaaagaatacacacaggagagaaaccctaccaATGCCCccagtgtggcaagagttttacccggttagggagcctgaaaaacCATGATAGAATACACTCAGGAGAGAAGCCctaccaatgctcccagtgtggaaagaattttacacagttagggaacctaaaagatcataagagaatacacacaggagagaagcctttccattgctctcagtgtggaaaagGTTTTACCCAAGCAGGGTACCTGAAGTCACataagaggacacacacaggagaaaagccttaccattgttcccagtgtggaaatcACTTCTCCACATCGAGTAACCTGAAAAAACATGAAAGAATACACTCAGtagagaagcctttccactgtTTTCATTGTGAAAAGAGTTTTAAGAAGTTAGGGAAACTGAAACAACATGAGCAAAGACACACAAGCGAGAAGCCTTTTTCAACTGCTCCTCCTGTGGATTGA